In Deferribacteraceae bacterium V6Fe1, one genomic interval encodes:
- a CDS encoding Hsp20/alpha crystallin family protein, whose amino-acid sequence MKEFKGIYHLHGSINKKIEEILQTLYKHKGLDVPSGPKIDVIVGKGYIDVYADLPGVDIDDFKVYLVENKLVIEGVKRTLKHAEKVNYLVIEREFFPFRKIIEIPSEVSFENGFAKLKDGVLHIRLEMN is encoded by the coding sequence ATGAAAGAGTTTAAGGGAATTTATCATCTTCACGGCTCAATAAACAAAAAGATTGAAGAAATTTTACAGACTCTATATAAGCATAAAGGGCTTGATGTCCCTTCGGGCCCAAAGATTGATGTGATTGTTGGCAAAGGCTACATAGATGTGTATGCTGATTTGCCGGGTGTAGATATTGATGATTTTAAAGTCTATTTAGTAGAAAACAAGCTTGTGATTGAAGGGGTAAAAAGAACTCTTAAGCATGCCGAGAAGGTAAATTATTTAGTTATTGAAAGGGAATTTTTTCCATTCAGAAAAATAATTGAGATACCTTCTGAAGTGAGTTTTGAAAATGGCTTTGCCAAGCTTAAAGATGGTGTGCTTCACATAAGACTGGAAATGAATTAG
- the amrB gene encoding AmmeMemoRadiSam system protein B: MHRKAVVEGVFYPKSFKAIKNFVDSYDVKLQVEAKIAIVPHAGYIYSGETAVKTLKFISKIEKNIILLGPNHTGLGEKVAVFPEGEWQTPCGDVTVNKDTVDLLVEKSVILKRDTMAHIQEHSLEVLLPILKYLKDDINIVPITVSHLTKNECFNVAKDIYEIIKDGSFTIVVSTDFNHFESKEVTNYKDKLAIEKILDIDPEGLYDIIFEKRISMCGVFPVTIALYLSKMLNLNNVKLVEHTTSAKASGDYNRVVGYAGILIG, encoded by the coding sequence ATGCACAGGAAAGCAGTAGTTGAGGGTGTTTTTTATCCAAAGTCTTTTAAAGCAATAAAGAATTTTGTTGATAGCTATGATGTAAAATTACAAGTGGAAGCAAAAATAGCGATTGTGCCGCATGCAGGTTACATATATTCCGGTGAAACTGCAGTTAAAACTTTAAAATTTATCAGCAAAATTGAAAAAAATATAATTTTACTTGGTCCAAATCATACAGGGTTGGGGGAAAAGGTTGCAGTCTTTCCTGAGGGTGAGTGGCAAACACCTTGTGGGGATGTTACGGTCAATAAAGATACCGTTGACTTGCTTGTTGAAAAAAGCGTTATTTTAAAAAGAGATACAATGGCTCATATACAAGAGCATTCACTTGAAGTATTACTTCCGATTTTAAAATATCTGAAAGATGATATAAATATTGTTCCTATTACAGTTTCTCATCTTACAAAAAATGAGTGTTTTAATGTTGCAAAGGATATATATGAAATAATAAAAGATGGCAGCTTTACGATAGTAGTAAGTACTGATTTCAATCATTTTGAAAGTAAAGAGGTTACTAACTATAAGGACAAATTAGCAATTGAAAAAATATTGGACATTGACCCTGAAGGGCTTTATGATATCATCTTTGAAAAGAGGATATCGATGTGCGGTGTTTTTCCTGTTACCATAGCACTTTATTTGTCTAAAATGTTAAACTTAAATAATGTGAAGCTTGTAGAGCACACAACAAGTGCAAAAGCAAGTGGTGATTATAACAGAGTTGTCGGATATGCTGGTATTTTAATTGGGTAG
- the mqnE gene encoding aminofutalosine synthase MqnE has product MKSLLKKDLLELGKEAFNIKKQLYGDDVFFVRNVHLNYTNICVNHCRFCAFAKDEGEDNAYEMSVDDVLKYLSDKAVGCVEVHIVGGLHPSKPFEFYLDMIQSIKQAYPFLTIKAFSAVEIDYFSRISGLSIDGVFDKLKLSGLEMLPGGGAEILDKKIRNQICPEKIDADRWLYIMESAHNNGIRTNATVLYGHLETEEDILEHLLKIKKLQDKTGGFSAFIPLSFHPENTFLSERLPVTGVEDLRVIALSRIVLDNIPHIKAYWVMLGEKTAQVALNFGADDLDGTIVKEKITHAAGAKSKEGLTIDELAFLIKSAGFNPVERDAFYNEIKRY; this is encoded by the coding sequence ATGAAAAGTTTGTTGAAAAAAGATTTGTTAGAGCTTGGAAAAGAAGCTTTTAATATAAAAAAACAGCTTTACGGCGATGATGTTTTTTTCGTGAGAAATGTTCATCTTAATTATACTAATATATGTGTAAATCATTGTAGATTTTGTGCTTTTGCTAAAGATGAGGGTGAAGATAATGCTTACGAAATGTCAGTTGATGATGTTTTGAAATATCTTTCAGACAAGGCAGTCGGTTGTGTGGAAGTCCATATTGTTGGCGGGTTACATCCTTCAAAGCCATTTGAGTTTTATTTAGACATGATTCAAAGCATTAAACAGGCATACCCTTTTCTTACAATTAAGGCTTTCAGTGCAGTTGAGATTGATTACTTTTCAAGAATTTCAGGACTTAGTATTGATGGTGTTTTTGATAAATTAAAATTATCCGGGCTAGAAATGCTTCCTGGGGGCGGAGCGGAAATATTGGATAAGAAGATTAGAAATCAGATTTGCCCCGAAAAGATTGATGCTGATAGATGGTTGTATATTATGGAATCAGCTCATAATAACGGAATTAGGACAAATGCAACAGTACTTTATGGACATTTAGAAACTGAGGAAGATATATTGGAACACTTGTTAAAAATAAAAAAACTGCAAGATAAGACTGGAGGTTTTTCGGCATTTATCCCATTATCTTTTCACCCTGAAAACACTTTTCTTTCAGAAAGGCTGCCGGTAACTGGAGTCGAGGACTTGAGAGTTATTGCTTTAAGTAGAATAGTTTTGGATAATATTCCCCATATAAAGGCTTATTGGGTGATGCTTGGGGAAAAGACAGCACAAGTTGCTTTAAATTTTGGCGCTGATGACCTTGACGGGACAATAGTAAAAGAGAAAATTACTCATGCAGCAGGAGCAAAATCAAAAGAGGGACTTACTATTGATGAGCTTGCTTTTCTGATTAAATCTGCCGGTTTTAATCCGGTTGAAAGGGATGCATTTTACAATGAAATTAAAAGATATTAA
- a CDS encoding phenylalanine--tRNA ligase subunit beta — protein sequence MKVSLDWLKDFIDIDGIDPHEIADRLTMSGLEVEAVEYIPAIENIVVANVLEKKKHPDADKLSVCKVYDGNEEYQVVCGAKNVDKGQNIVFCKIGAVLPGDFKIKKAKIRGVESFGMIASLSELGLEEKSEGIYVLPEDIKIGDDPNKILGLGDYVLEISITPNRADCLSVIGVAREIAALYGLQVKEREFSIQELEEDANKYSYVKVKNSEICPVYLGRIIKDVTIKQSPLYIQNRLRKAGIRPINNIVDVTNYVLLEYGQPLHTFDLNEIEGGIVVRNADKGEKIVTLDGKEKVLDESMLVIADEKKAVAVAGVMGGEYSGINDNTKDVFLECAYFKPDSIRLTARRLGMQTDSSYRYERGIDMKNTYKMVDYAAYLLSKLSGGKILKNTLSDNPKGYEDKEVKVNFDKINSYIGLQISEDEIVNILKRLNFKLSKQGTDYVVVPPSYRVDIEIWQDIVEEVARVYGYNNIPTSTPEILADGRVKKPLLKAVMDIKRHLAALGFVEAINYSFTSEKILSHFDDSKKFVKLLNPISEDLAVMRTFVFPSLLMNIKNNLNNGYKNVRFFEVASTYLKKDDGLPEQKVSLSIAVTDDFFGLYWDKIKKTETFYYLKGVLENIGKFFNVNFNFVRSDFEFLHPGKSADIYIEDKKIGFIGCIHPDINEKIDIDLPVYVAELELEELVNIVKDRKIKFKSFSVYPFVYKDLSLLVKKDIFSEDIRKFILSYDPLIENCIVFDKFEDEKIGLENVSLAFRIYFLHNEKTLTDEETNGILTRLVSDLEKRFLAKLR from the coding sequence ATGAAGGTTAGTTTAGATTGGTTAAAGGATTTTATTGATATAGATGGCATTGACCCGCATGAGATTGCTGACAGACTTACTATGTCCGGTCTTGAAGTGGAGGCTGTGGAGTATATCCCTGCTATAGAGAATATTGTTGTAGCTAACGTTTTAGAAAAGAAAAAACATCCTGATGCAGATAAACTTTCAGTATGTAAGGTATATGATGGGAATGAAGAATATCAAGTAGTTTGTGGTGCCAAAAATGTTGATAAGGGGCAAAATATAGTTTTTTGTAAAATAGGAGCAGTGTTGCCGGGAGATTTTAAAATCAAAAAGGCTAAGATAAGGGGTGTGGAGTCTTTTGGTATGATTGCATCCCTTAGTGAGCTTGGACTTGAAGAAAAAAGTGAAGGTATTTATGTTTTGCCGGAAGATATTAAGATTGGGGATGACCCTAACAAAATTTTGGGGCTTGGGGATTATGTCCTTGAAATATCAATTACACCTAACAGGGCAGATTGTCTAAGTGTAATAGGTGTTGCAAGGGAGATAGCTGCATTGTATGGTTTGCAGGTAAAAGAAAGGGAGTTTTCAATTCAGGAATTAGAAGAGGATGCAAATAAATATTCCTATGTGAAAGTGAAAAATAGTGAGATATGTCCTGTATATCTTGGTAGAATCATAAAAGATGTGACCATAAAGCAATCTCCATTATATATACAAAATAGGCTTCGTAAGGCCGGTATTAGACCTATCAACAATATAGTAGATGTTACAAATTATGTCCTTTTGGAATATGGTCAGCCCCTTCATACATTTGACTTAAATGAGATAGAAGGTGGAATTGTAGTTAGAAATGCCGACAAAGGTGAAAAAATAGTAACCCTTGACGGTAAAGAGAAAGTTTTAGATGAGTCGATGCTTGTAATTGCAGATGAGAAGAAAGCCGTTGCTGTGGCAGGCGTTATGGGTGGGGAGTATTCGGGTATCAATGATAATACTAAAGATGTATTTTTGGAATGTGCTTATTTCAAACCCGACAGTATTAGGTTAACTGCACGCAGGCTTGGTATGCAGACAGATTCCTCTTATAGGTATGAAAGAGGAATAGATATGAAAAATACTTATAAGATGGTAGACTATGCCGCTTACCTTTTATCAAAGCTATCCGGCGGTAAAATCTTAAAGAATACACTGAGTGATAATCCAAAAGGTTATGAGGATAAAGAAGTTAAAGTTAATTTTGACAAGATAAACTCTTATATCGGGCTTCAAATTTCAGAAGATGAAATTGTCAACATATTAAAAAGACTCAATTTTAAATTATCAAAACAAGGCACTGATTATGTTGTGGTGCCCCCTTCATACAGGGTGGATATAGAGATTTGGCAAGATATAGTTGAAGAAGTGGCAAGAGTTTACGGTTATAACAATATACCAACCTCTACTCCTGAAATTTTGGCTGACGGAAGAGTTAAAAAACCACTATTAAAAGCAGTAATGGATATAAAAAGACATCTTGCAGCTTTAGGTTTTGTGGAGGCTATAAATTATTCTTTTACATCTGAAAAAATTTTAAGCCATTTTGACGACAGTAAAAAATTTGTCAAACTTTTAAATCCTATTTCAGAAGACTTGGCGGTAATGAGGACATTTGTTTTTCCAAGCCTTTTGATGAATATTAAAAATAATTTAAATAATGGATACAAAAACGTCAGATTTTTTGAAGTTGCTTCTACCTATTTAAAAAAGGATGATGGGCTTCCTGAGCAAAAAGTTAGTCTCTCTATTGCGGTTACAGATGATTTTTTTGGGCTTTATTGGGATAAAATAAAAAAGACTGAAACTTTTTATTACCTGAAAGGGGTTTTGGAAAATATAGGTAAGTTTTTCAATGTAAACTTTAATTTTGTGAGGTCTGACTTTGAGTTTCTTCACCCCGGAAAATCAGCTGATATTTATATAGAAGATAAAAAAATCGGCTTTATTGGTTGCATTCATCCTGATATTAATGAAAAAATAGATATCGATCTTCCTGTCTATGTTGCTGAATTGGAGTTGGAAGAGCTTGTAAATATTGTTAAAGACAGAAAAATTAAGTTTAAGAGTTTTTCTGTGTATCCATTTGTTTACAAAGATTTATCTCTATTAGTCAAAAAGGATATTTTCAGTGAAGATATAAGAAAATTTATATTGTCATATGACCCGCTTATTGAAAACTGTATTGTTTTTGATAAGTTTGAAGATGAAAAAATTGGTTTGGAAAATGTCAGTCTTGCTTTTAGAATTTACTTTTTACATAATGAAAAGACATTAACTGACGAAGAGACCAATGGAATCTTGACTAGACTAGTTTCAGATTTGGAAAAACGTTTTTTAGCTAAATTAAGATAG
- a CDS encoding response regulator, protein MIDAKNYKVLVVDDEDYIRESIEIILRTEGFEVFSVNSGPKALQVLQEKNIDVVLTDIKMPEMDGVTLLKKIKGEYQVEVILITGFPSLDTAVESVKFGAYDYITKPFKVEDLLNKILKAIENKKLKKEVVELNQIISIYDSSKFFANIMHVDEIFEKMNTIIFDFLKNDGYFIRLFTREYIKDVNVDKNLNKFITDNFSYKEALTIFSNLEHYETTVKLNGKDINLLLLPMKSREGLWGIVGVFREGSRSYSDLDCKVHGIYIDQFSLSLLNVYSFEDLSKGYLETITALSKAVDAKDHYTMGHSENVKRYSLMIVEELGLNEEFKDAMIYAGLLHDIGKIGVPTEIIIKPDRLTNEEYEEMKKHPIHGKDILSPIEFLGDVPYYVLYHHEKLDGSGYPYGLTAEDIPLGAKILHVADSYDAMTTDRSYRMRRDPKLAFEELDRCTGTQFDREIVAAFKSAMRKKGNI, encoded by the coding sequence ATGATAGATGCCAAAAACTATAAAGTACTTGTTGTTGATGACGAAGATTATATCAGAGAGAGTATTGAAATAATCTTAAGGACTGAAGGCTTTGAGGTTTTTTCTGTTAATAGCGGACCAAAAGCTTTGCAGGTTTTGCAGGAGAAAAATATAGATGTTGTTTTAACCGACATTAAAATGCCTGAAATGGATGGGGTCACCCTTTTAAAAAAGATAAAAGGGGAGTATCAGGTTGAGGTTATTTTGATAACTGGTTTTCCAAGCCTTGACACAGCCGTGGAAAGTGTCAAATTTGGTGCATACGATTATATTACCAAACCTTTTAAAGTTGAGGATTTATTAAATAAAATATTAAAGGCAATTGAAAATAAAAAGTTAAAAAAAGAAGTTGTCGAGTTAAATCAGATTATATCAATTTACGATTCGAGCAAATTTTTTGCTAATATTATGCATGTTGATGAAATATTTGAGAAAATGAATACAATTATCTTTGATTTTCTGAAAAATGATGGATATTTTATAAGACTTTTCACAAGAGAATATATAAAGGATGTGAATGTAGATAAAAATCTTAACAAGTTTATTACCGATAACTTTAGTTATAAGGAAGCATTGACTATATTTTCAAATTTAGAACACTATGAAACAACAGTAAAGTTAAACGGTAAAGATATAAATCTCTTATTATTACCTATGAAGAGCAGAGAAGGTTTGTGGGGGATTGTAGGTGTTTTCAGAGAAGGTTCCAGAAGTTATTCAGATTTGGACTGTAAAGTACACGGTATCTATATTGATCAATTCTCTTTATCCTTGTTAAATGTTTATAGTTTTGAAGATTTGTCGAAAGGTTATTTGGAAACTATAACGGCTCTTTCAAAGGCTGTTGATGCTAAGGATCATTATACAATGGGGCATTCGGAGAATGTTAAAAGGTATTCTTTGATGATTGTTGAAGAGTTGGGGCTTAATGAAGAATTTAAAGATGCAATGATATATGCCGGATTATTGCACGATATTGGCAAGATTGGTGTCCCCACTGAAATAATAATTAAGCCTGATAGATTGACGAATGAAGAATACGAAGAGATGAAAAAGCACCCTATTCATGGCAAAGATATCTTGTCCCCTATTGAGTTTCTGGGTGATGTACCGTATTACGTTTTATATCATCATGAAAAATTGGATGGTAGCGGATACCCCTACGGACTAACAGCTGAAGATATCCCTTTGGGAGCAAAAATATTGCATGTTGCCGATTCTTATGATGCAATGACTACAGATAGAAGTTATAGAATGAGGAGAGATCCAAAGCTTGCCTTTGAAGAACTTGACAGATGCACAGGGACTCAATTTGACAGGGAAATTGTTGCAGCTTTTAAGTCTGCAATGAGGAAAAAAGGTAATATATAA
- the galU gene encoding UTP--glucose-1-phosphate uridylyltransferase GalU — MIKKAVIPAAGFGTRMLPFTKAVPKEMITLVDRPAIDYAIDEAVAAGIDEIILITSKSKNLIEDYYDRYYELENALEKSGKTELLTEVVGLAEKCKIVSVRQKEQLGLGHAVYCAADLVGGEPFAVILPDDLFLSNKPVLAQLKEAYEKVKSPVLAIQEVPENETSKYGIVDIKNSIETNLYGLKSMVEKPKENPPSNYAIVGRYILTPDILKELGNTGSGALGEIQLTDAINRVAKSGEVFGLVYEGKRFDCGSKQGYLEAVVNFTLAREDLRDDFLNVIKKIKM, encoded by the coding sequence ATGATTAAAAAAGCAGTTATCCCTGCAGCGGGGTTTGGGACAAGGATGCTCCCTTTTACGAAAGCTGTTCCTAAGGAGATGATTACATTGGTGGATAGACCTGCCATTGATTATGCTATTGATGAGGCAGTTGCTGCGGGCATTGATGAGATTATTTTAATAACAAGTAAGTCAAAAAACTTGATTGAAGATTATTACGACAGATATTATGAGCTTGAGAATGCTCTTGAAAAATCTGGGAAAACAGAGCTTTTGACTGAAGTTGTGGGGCTTGCAGAAAAATGCAAAATTGTTTCTGTCAGACAAAAAGAGCAGCTGGGGCTTGGACATGCTGTCTATTGTGCGGCTGATTTGGTAGGGGGTGAGCCGTTTGCAGTTATTTTGCCTGATGATCTGTTTCTTTCAAATAAGCCTGTGTTGGCACAATTAAAAGAGGCTTATGAAAAGGTTAAAAGCCCTGTCTTGGCAATTCAAGAGGTGCCTGAAAATGAAACTTCAAAATACGGGATTGTAGATATAAAAAACAGTATAGAGACAAATCTTTATGGCTTGAAAAGTATGGTGGAAAAACCGAAAGAAAATCCGCCTTCAAACTATGCAATTGTGGGGAGATATATTTTGACACCCGATATTTTGAAAGAGCTTGGCAATACAGGCAGTGGCGCATTGGGAGAAATACAGCTTACCGATGCTATAAACAGGGTTGCTAAAAGCGGTGAAGTGTTTGGGCTGGTTTATGAAGGTAAACGATTTGACTGTGGCAGCAAGCAGGGCTATTTGGAAGCAGTAGTAAATTTTACGTTGGCTAGAGAAGATTTGCGGGATGATTTTCTAAATGTTATAAAGAAAATAAAGATGTAA
- the lon gene encoding endopeptidase La produces the protein MEFNENDIKIPEELPLLPVRDIVVFPFMVIPLFVGREASIKAVDDALAEKRMIFLASQKDPMNEDPGKGEVYDIGTIAVILRMLKLPDGRVKILVQGLKRGKIQEFIKDEPYFKVRVEQIEEDDKTDDLKVEALTRHVKDQLNRAVSLGKPMLPDLLAIIDSIEEPGKLADLIVSNLGLKISESQEVLETIDSVERLKKVSEFLNREISILEVQQKILSEAKGEIDKSQKEYFLKEQLKAIRKELGEEDDFNKEIEELNIKINKLKMPKDVREEALKQLKRLSRMHSDSAEATVVRSYVEWLVELPWKKSSKDNLDIKNAKLILDEDHYGLEEVKDRILDFLSVRKLKKDMKSPILCFVGPPGVGKTSLGKSIARAMNRKFLRISLGGVRDEAEIRGHRRTYIGAMPGKIIQGLKSVGTDNPVFMLDEIDKLGNDFRGDPASALLEVLDPEQNNSFVDHYIGVPFDLSKVFFITTANYLEPIPPALKDRMEIIEIPGYTEEEKVNIAEKYLIPKQCKENGIELLKFRKSAILKVVSGYTRESGLRNLERNIGTVCRKVARKVAEEGVFKKTITETDVVKFLGPEKFYPEDELKNNEIGVVTGLAWTPYGGDVLFIECTKYKGKGNLVITGQLGDVMKESARAALTYVRSIADRYNINEEDFEKYDIHIHVPAGAIPKDGPSAGITMAIAILSIFSGRHVNKEVAMTGEITIRGKVLPIGGLKEKLLAAKRMNVKKVIIPKKNENDLIKLPKYIKNSLKIYTVESFDEVAEIALI, from the coding sequence GTGGAATTTAACGAAAATGACATAAAAATACCTGAAGAGTTACCACTATTACCTGTAAGGGATATAGTGGTTTTCCCTTTTATGGTAATCCCTCTTTTTGTTGGAAGAGAGGCCAGTATCAAGGCTGTTGATGATGCTTTGGCAGAAAAGAGGATGATTTTTTTAGCTTCTCAAAAAGATCCTATGAATGAAGACCCTGGTAAGGGTGAAGTGTATGATATCGGTACTATAGCTGTAATTCTTAGAATGCTCAAACTGCCTGACGGTAGAGTAAAGATACTTGTTCAAGGGTTAAAAAGGGGAAAAATTCAAGAATTTATTAAGGATGAACCTTACTTTAAAGTAAGGGTTGAGCAGATAGAAGAGGATGATAAAACAGATGATTTGAAAGTAGAAGCACTTACAAGACATGTAAAAGATCAGTTAAATCGTGCTGTCAGTCTTGGCAAACCTATGCTTCCTGATCTGTTGGCAATTATTGATTCTATTGAAGAGCCGGGTAAGTTGGCTGACCTTATTGTGTCAAACTTGGGGCTAAAAATTAGTGAATCTCAAGAAGTACTTGAAACGATAGATTCTGTTGAGAGGTTGAAAAAGGTAAGTGAGTTTCTAAACAGGGAAATTTCAATTCTTGAAGTGCAGCAGAAGATTTTAAGCGAAGCAAAAGGGGAGATAGATAAAAGTCAAAAGGAATATTTCCTGAAAGAGCAGCTCAAAGCTATCAGAAAAGAGCTTGGGGAGGAAGATGATTTTAATAAAGAGATAGAAGAATTAAATATCAAAATTAATAAATTAAAGATGCCAAAGGATGTAAGGGAAGAGGCGTTAAAACAGCTCAAAAGGCTTTCAAGAATGCATTCAGATTCTGCCGAGGCGACTGTTGTAAGATCTTATGTAGAGTGGCTTGTAGAGCTACCTTGGAAAAAGTCATCAAAAGATAACCTTGATATAAAAAACGCAAAATTGATACTCGATGAAGATCATTACGGACTTGAAGAGGTTAAGGACAGGATATTGGATTTTCTGTCAGTCAGAAAACTAAAAAAAGATATGAAGAGCCCTATTTTATGCTTTGTTGGGCCTCCAGGAGTCGGTAAGACTTCCCTTGGTAAATCTATTGCAAGGGCGATGAATAGAAAATTTTTAAGAATTTCCCTTGGTGGTGTAAGGGATGAAGCTGAAATAAGAGGGCATAGGAGAACATATATAGGAGCCATGCCCGGTAAAATAATCCAAGGACTTAAAAGTGTAGGCACCGATAACCCGGTTTTTATGCTTGATGAGATAGATAAGCTTGGGAATGATTTCAGGGGTGATCCTGCTTCGGCACTTCTTGAAGTGCTTGATCCGGAGCAAAATAATAGCTTTGTTGATCACTATATTGGAGTGCCTTTTGACCTATCCAAAGTATTTTTTATAACTACGGCTAATTACTTAGAGCCTATCCCCCCGGCTTTAAAAGATAGGATGGAAATTATTGAAATACCGGGATATACCGAAGAGGAAAAGGTGAATATCGCTGAAAAATATTTAATTCCAAAACAGTGTAAAGAGAATGGAATAGAACTATTAAAATTTAGGAAAAGTGCAATTTTGAAAGTAGTTTCAGGCTATACAAGAGAATCTGGGTTAAGAAATCTTGAGAGAAATATAGGCACTGTTTGTAGAAAAGTTGCAAGAAAAGTTGCGGAAGAGGGTGTGTTTAAAAAAACTATTACTGAAACAGATGTTGTAAAATTTTTGGGGCCGGAGAAATTTTACCCTGAAGATGAATTAAAAAATAATGAAATTGGTGTCGTAACTGGTCTTGCCTGGACCCCTTATGGCGGTGATGTATTGTTTATTGAGTGCACTAAATATAAAGGGAAGGGGAATCTTGTTATTACTGGGCAACTTGGAGATGTAATGAAAGAATCTGCAAGAGCAGCACTGACATATGTCAGATCAATTGCTGATAGGTATAATATTAATGAAGAAGATTTTGAAAAATACGATATACATATTCACGTTCCTGCCGGTGCAATCCCAAAAGATGGCCCTTCTGCAGGTATAACTATGGCCATAGCAATTCTTTCTATTTTTTCAGGACGGCATGTTAACAAGGAAGTAGCAATGACGGGTGAGATAACTATCAGAGGTAAGGTATTGCCTATTGGTGGACTAAAGGAAAAGTTATTGGCCGCTAAAAGAATGAACGTTAAGAAAGTTATCATCCCTAAAAAGAATGAAAATGATTTGATAAAACTACCAAAATATATTAAAAATTCGCTTAAGATTTATACAGTAGAAAGCTTTGATGAGGTAGCGGAAATCGCTCTGATTTAA
- the rplT gene encoding 50S ribosomal protein L20, with protein sequence MPRAKGGFKTRRRRNKWLKVSKGFVGVPNNVYKKSREVGERALAESYKGRKQRKRDFRRLWIIRINAAVRQYGLSYSRFIGMLKDKNIDIDRKVLSEMAVNNPQEFEQLVKKVSA encoded by the coding sequence GTGCCAAGAGCAAAAGGTGGTTTTAAAACCAGAAGAAGAAGGAACAAATGGCTCAAAGTCAGTAAAGGGTTTGTTGGTGTTCCCAATAATGTTTACAAAAAGAGCCGTGAAGTAGGTGAACGAGCCTTAGCTGAATCCTATAAAGGGAGAAAACAGAGGAAAAGGGATTTTAGAAGGCTTTGGATTATTAGGATTAATGCTGCTGTTAGACAGTATGGTTTAAGCTACAGCAGATTTATCGGTATGCTTAAAGATAAAAATATCGATATTGACCGCAAGGTCTTGTCAGAAATGGCAGTTAATAATCCTCAAGAATTTGAGCAATTGGTTAAAAAGGTCTCAGCTTAA
- the pheS gene encoding phenylalanine--tRNA ligase subunit alpha produces the protein MDLGVDIKSILEEIEKVSNLSDLYQLKVKYLGKKGIISQLNKNLKDIESDKRAEFGKKIHELRVLFENSYDEKEKALKEIERKQKLASEKIDITLPGFPINYGSIHPITKVYNEIVDIFTAMGFEVATGPEIESDFYNFEALNIPKAHPARDMQDTFYISEEVLLRTHTSPVQIRTMLEQKPPVKIIAPGKVYRCDSDVTHTPMFHQVEGLLVDEKVTFGDLKGTLTLFIKRLFGDDVPVRFRPSFFPFTEPSAEVDMGCVICNSNGCRVCKNTGWLEILGCGMVHPNVFKSVGYDSQKYRGYAFGMGIERITMLKFGINDLRLFFENNLKFLSQF, from the coding sequence ATGGATTTAGGTGTCGATATTAAAAGTATTTTGGAAGAGATAGAGAAAGTATCTAACCTTAGTGACCTATATCAACTAAAGGTTAAATATCTTGGTAAAAAAGGGATAATATCACAGCTTAATAAAAATCTAAAAGATATAGAAAGCGATAAAAGAGCTGAGTTTGGAAAGAAAATACATGAGTTGAGAGTTTTGTTTGAAAATAGCTATGATGAGAAAGAAAAAGCATTGAAAGAGATTGAAAGAAAACAGAAGCTTGCTTCTGAAAAAATAGATATTACGCTTCCGGGCTTTCCTATAAATTATGGAAGTATTCACCCTATAACAAAAGTTTACAACGAAATTGTTGATATATTTACTGCTATGGGGTTTGAAGTAGCAACCGGACCTGAGATAGAGTCAGATTTTTATAACTTTGAGGCTTTAAACATTCCTAAAGCTCACCCTGCAAGGGATATGCAGGATACTTTTTATATATCAGAAGAAGTGCTCCTTAGGACTCATACTTCCCCTGTTCAAATAAGGACAATGTTGGAACAAAAACCTCCGGTAAAAATAATTGCACCGGGAAAAGTTTACAGGTGTGATAGTGATGTAACTCATACACCTATGTTTCATCAGGTTGAAGGCTTATTAGTGGATGAAAAGGTCACTTTTGGTGATTTAAAGGGGACATTAACACTTTTTATAAAGAGACTTTTTGGAGATGATGTTCCTGTAAGGTTTAGACCGAGCTTTTTCCCTTTTACCGAACCTTCTGCAGAAGTAGATATGGGGTGTGTAATTTGTAACTCTAATGGTTGCAGGGTTTGTAAAAATACCGGTTGGCTTGAGATTTTGGGATGCGGTATGGTTCATCCGAATGTGTTTAAATCTGTTGGTTATGATTCCCAAAAGTACAGAGGTTATGCATTTGGAATGGGAATAGAGAGAATTACGATGCTGAAGTTTGGTATTAATGATTTGAGACTATTTTTTGAAAACAATCTAAAGTTTTTGAGTCAATTTTAG